The Sciurus carolinensis chromosome 18, mSciCar1.2, whole genome shotgun sequence genome contains a region encoding:
- the Amdhd2 gene encoding LOW QUALITY PROTEIN: N-acetylglucosamine-6-phosphate deacetylase (The sequence of the model RefSeq protein was modified relative to this genomic sequence to represent the inferred CDS: inserted 4 bases in 3 codons; substituted 1 base at 1 genomic stop codon), with protein sequence MRGGQGTTRAPVLQFTNCRILRGGALLREDLWVREGRILDPEKLFFDERRVADEQRDCGGCILAPGFIDVQINGGFGVDFSKTTENVGSGVALVAQRILSHGVTSFCPTLVTSPPEIYHKVLPQIPVKSGGPHGAGVLGVHLEGXIHQPEKRGAHPEAHLRSFEARAFPXCVAKYGPLDNVRIVTLAPELGRSHEVIQALTAXGICVSLGHSVADLQAAEEAVQSGATFITHLFNAMLPFHHRDPGIVGLLTSDRLPPGRCIFYGMIADGIHTNPAALRIAYRAHPRGLVLVTDAVPALGLGNGRPHTRTAGRGVDGLTAYVAGTKTLCGSISPMDVCVRHFLQATGQWGCSVEAALEAASLHPXQLRGLEKSKGSLDFGADADFVVLDDTLRVQATYISGELVWQAEEARL encoded by the exons ATGCGCGGCGGGCAGGGCACGACGCGGGCTCCGGTGCTCCAGTTCACCAACTGCCGCATCCTGCGTGGTGGCGCGCTGCTCAG GGAGGACCTGTGGGTGCGTGAGGGCCGCATCTTGGACCCCGAGAAGCTGTTCTTCGACGAGCGGCGCGTGGCCGACGAGCAGCGGGACTGCGGGGGCTGCATCCTGGCGCCAGGTTTCATCGACGTGCAGATCAACG GTGGATTTGGTGTCGACTTCTCCAAGACCACGGAGAATGTGGGTTCGGGGGTTGCCCTGGTGGCCCAGAGGATCCTGTCCCACGGTGTCACCTCTTTCTGCCCCACCCTGGTCACTTCCCCACCAGAGATTTATCATAAG GTCCTTCCTCAGATCCCCGTGAAGAGTGGTGGTCCCCATGGGGCAGGGGTCCTCG GGGTGCACCTAGAGGG CATTCATCAGCCGGAGAAGCGGGGCGCGCACCCCGAGGCCCACCTCCGCTCCTTTGAGGCACGTGCCTTCCCATGATGTGTGGCCAAGTATGGTCCCCTGGACAATGTCCGCATTGTGACGCTGGCCCCTGAACTGGGCCGCAGCCATGAAGTGATCCAGGCCCTGACAG CAGGCATCTGCGTTTCCCTAG GGCATTCGGTGGCTGACCTCCAGGCTGCAGAGGAAGCAGTTCAGAGTGGGGCCACTTTCATCACCCACCTCTTCAATGCCATGCTGCCT TTCCACCACCGTGACCCTGGCATCGTGGGGCTCCTGACCAGTGACCGGCTGCCCCCTGGGCGCTGCATATTCTACGGGATGATTGCCGATGGCATACACACCAACCCTGCAGCCCTGCGCATTGCCTACCGGGCCCATCCCAG AGGGCTGGTGCTAGTCACCGATGCTGTCCCTGCCCTGGGCTTGGGCAATGGCCGCCCACACACTAGGACAGCAGGACGTGGAGTGGATGGGTTGACGGCTTACGTAGCAG GCACCAAGACGCTGTGTGGCAGCATAAGCCCAATGGATGTCTGCGTCCGACATTTTCTGCAGGCCACAGGTCAGTGG GGCTGCAGTGTGGAGGCAGCCCTGGAGGCTGCGTCCCTGCACC GCCAGCTGCGGGGgctggagaagagcaaggggagCCTGGACTTTGGTGCTGATGCA G ACTTTGTGGTGCTTGATGACACCCTCCGAGTCCAGGCCACCTACATCTCTGGTGAGCTGGTGTGGCAGGCGGAGGAAGCCAGGCTATAA
- the Atp6v0c gene encoding V-type proton ATPase 16 kDa proteolipid subunit c, with translation MSETKNPEYASFFAVMGASSAMIFSALGAAYGTAKSGTGIAAMSVMRPELIMKSIIPVVMAGIIAIYGLVVAVLIANSLNDGISLYRSFLQLGAGLSVGLSGLAAGFAIGIVGDAGVRGTAQQPRLFVGMILILIFAEVLGLYGLIVALILSTK, from the exons ATGTCCGAGACCAAGAACCCCGAGTATGCTTCGTTCTTCGCCGTCATGGGCGCCTCGTCCGCCATGATCTTCAGCG CCCTGGGTGCCGCCTATGGCACGGCCAAGAGTGGCACCGGCATCGCTGCCATGTCAGTCATGAGGCCGGAGCTGATCATGAAGTCCATCATCCCAGTGGTCATGGCTGGGATCATCGCCATCTATGGTCTAGTGGTGGCAGTCCTCATCGCCAACTCCCTGAATGATGGCATCAGCCTCTACAG GAGTTTCCTCCAGCTGGGTGCAGGCCTGAGTGTGGGCCTGAGTGGCCTGGCAGCTGGCTTTGCCATTGGCATTGTGGGGGACGCTGGTGTTCGGGGCACTGCCCAGCAGCCCCGGCTGTTTGTGGGCATGATCCTGATCCTCATCTTCGCTGAGGTGCTTGGCCTCTACGGTCTCATCGTGGCCCTCATCCTCTCCACAAAGTAG